The proteins below come from a single Mesobacillus jeotgali genomic window:
- the nuoH gene encoding NADH-quinone oxidoreductase subunit NuoH — MVQDLLESSAGLMNFSIFFVLAVVLLFVILGFVTMAILAERKVLGFMQGRYGPSHVGGKWGLLQSVADVVKLLVKEDLIPKAADKPLFIIAPVIAFAPSFMVMATIPLTDKLQFADLNVGFLYYIAISGLTIVGMLMAGWASNNKYSLLGGMRAAAQMISYEIPLVMSVLGIVLLTGSLNLNEIVAAQGDNGWFILWQPIAFIVFFIAATAELNRVPFDLAEAENELVAGFHTEYSGFRWAMFMLAEYVYMFAMSALITVLFLGGWLPLPFLGFIPGAVWFSLKFSLVVYILIWFRATFPRIRADQLMEFAWKVLLPVALANIFLTALIKEFFLK; from the coding sequence ATGGTTCAGGATCTACTCGAATCAAGCGCAGGCCTAATGAACTTCAGCATCTTCTTCGTCCTGGCTGTCGTCCTGCTGTTCGTAATCCTTGGATTCGTAACGATGGCGATTCTAGCAGAGCGGAAAGTGCTTGGTTTCATGCAGGGCCGTTATGGTCCATCCCATGTCGGCGGTAAATGGGGGCTGTTGCAATCCGTTGCCGACGTTGTGAAGCTACTTGTAAAAGAAGACTTAATTCCAAAAGCAGCGGATAAGCCGCTGTTCATTATCGCGCCGGTCATCGCGTTCGCGCCGTCCTTCATGGTCATGGCGACGATTCCTTTGACTGACAAACTGCAATTCGCTGACTTGAATGTCGGATTCCTTTATTACATCGCCATTTCAGGACTGACAATCGTCGGCATGCTGATGGCAGGCTGGGCATCCAACAACAAGTACTCATTGCTTGGCGGTATGCGTGCTGCGGCACAGATGATTTCCTACGAAATCCCGCTTGTCATGAGCGTGCTTGGAATCGTCCTGTTGACAGGCAGCCTGAACCTCAATGAGATTGTTGCAGCACAAGGTGACAATGGCTGGTTCATCCTATGGCAGCCAATCGCGTTCATCGTGTTCTTTATTGCTGCTACAGCCGAACTGAACAGGGTTCCATTTGACCTTGCAGAAGCGGAAAACGAGCTTGTTGCCGGTTTCCACACAGAGTATTCTGGCTTCCGCTGGGCGATGTTCATGCTTGCTGAATATGTGTATATGTTCGCAATGTCTGCGTTGATCACTGTATTATTCCTTGGAGGCTGGCTGCCGCTGCCGTTCCTTGGCTTCATTCCAGGAGCTGTATGGTTCTCGCTCAAGTTCAGCCTGGTGGTCTATATCCTCATTTGGTTCCGTGCTACGTTCCCGCGTATCCGCGCAGACCAATTGATGGAGTTCGCATGGAAAGTGCTTCTGCCGGTTGCGCTGGCAAACATCTTCCTTACTGCTTTGATTAAAGAATTTTTTCTAAAATAG
- the nuoN gene encoding NADH-quinone oxidoreductase subunit NuoN: protein MDLDTLLSFEWGTMTPEFIILGIIVLLSVADLFMPKHVDRKVLGWVGFAGVVLALVSLVTLIGTETTSILYDTFRLDSFAIAFKLILLLGAALVMLLAIDYRTNDGLEEYKGEFFYLFLTALLGTMFMASSGDLITLFVGLELLSIPSYVLAGMRKRNLKSNESAMKYVINGGISSAITLFGMSYVYGIAGSTNLREIAQVFGGLNDPQHIYILGLAFFMIFVGLSFKLASAPFHMWAPDVYEGAPTPVTAFLSVVSKTAGFVIILRILLSIFGYIPVAQEDGQPIPLLFAVQDYIAFLAGATMIIGNVVALRQRNIKRMFAYSSIAHAGYILVALTAMSFVTFDAIWFYMLAYVLMNLGAFAVIQVITMKTGSEDISHFAGLYRRSPLLAVGMGIFILSLAGIPGTAGFIGKLNIFLGALMVDQAHYVLVSIMIATTVVSYFYYFGVMTQMFFRPAASDEKIQLPAGTIAVILITVVGTILFGVMPNLAIDFMHSNFNQFVDFMR from the coding sequence ATGGATTTAGATACACTTCTATCATTTGAATGGGGGACGATGACTCCGGAATTCATCATCCTTGGAATTATTGTACTTTTATCAGTCGCTGATTTATTCATGCCAAAGCATGTTGACCGAAAAGTCCTTGGCTGGGTCGGTTTTGCAGGTGTGGTATTGGCGCTGGTTTCACTTGTTACCTTGATTGGTACCGAAACAACATCCATTTTATACGATACATTCCGATTGGATTCATTCGCCATCGCTTTCAAGCTGATCCTTCTTCTGGGAGCAGCACTCGTCATGCTGTTGGCGATCGACTACCGGACGAATGACGGACTTGAGGAATATAAGGGAGAATTTTTCTACCTGTTCCTCACAGCACTGCTTGGTACAATGTTCATGGCATCAAGCGGCGACTTGATCACATTGTTTGTCGGCCTTGAATTGCTGTCCATTCCGTCTTATGTACTTGCCGGAATGCGCAAGCGCAATCTGAAATCGAATGAATCGGCTATGAAATACGTCATTAATGGCGGAATTTCTTCCGCGATCACATTGTTCGGTATGAGCTATGTGTACGGAATCGCCGGATCAACAAACTTGAGAGAAATCGCTCAAGTCTTTGGCGGCCTGAATGACCCGCAGCACATCTACATTCTTGGACTGGCATTCTTCATGATTTTCGTCGGCCTGTCATTCAAGCTGGCATCCGCGCCATTCCATATGTGGGCACCGGATGTTTACGAAGGAGCACCAACTCCAGTGACTGCGTTCCTAAGCGTTGTCTCGAAAACAGCTGGATTTGTGATTATCCTTCGTATCCTGTTATCGATCTTCGGTTATATTCCTGTCGCACAGGAAGACGGACAGCCAATTCCGCTGCTGTTCGCAGTTCAGGATTACATCGCATTCCTGGCTGGGGCAACAATGATCATTGGTAACGTCGTCGCCTTAAGACAGCGCAATATCAAGCGGATGTTCGCCTACTCAAGTATCGCGCATGCCGGTTACATCCTTGTCGCATTGACTGCCATGTCATTCGTGACATTCGATGCCATCTGGTTCTACATGCTGGCCTACGTACTAATGAATTTAGGTGCATTCGCCGTGATCCAGGTTATCACAATGAAAACTGGCTCAGAAGATATCAGCCACTTTGCCGGTCTTTACCGCCGCTCGCCTTTATTAGCTGTCGGAATGGGAATCTTCATCCTGTCACTCGCAGGAATCCCAGGTACAGCAGGCTTCATCGGTAAGCTAAACATCTTCTTGGGAGCATTAATGGTCGACCAGGCACACTACGTCCTTGTATCGATCATGATCGCGACAACAGTCGTATCCTATTTCTACTACTTCGGAGTCATGACGCAAATGTTCTTCCGCCCGGCAGCAAGCGACGAAAAAATCCAACTGCCAGCAGGAACAATAGCCGTCATCCTGATCACAGTAGTCGGAACGATCCTGTTCGGAGTCATGCCAAACCTGGCCATCGACTTCATGCACAGCAACTTCAACCAGTTCGTTGATTTTATGAGATAA
- the nuoI gene encoding NADH-quinone oxidoreductase subunit NuoI: MLGWTKGLAYTLKQLTREKLTYDYPNEPIPLPDRFRGIQKFYPEKCIVCNQCANICPTDCINLTGKKHPDPTKKGKIIDTYDINFELCILCDLCTEVCPTEAIIMTNNFELAEYSRDDLFKNLEWLDENDENIRKVNKA; the protein is encoded by the coding sequence GTGCTAGGATGGACTAAAGGATTAGCTTATACCCTTAAACAACTGACTCGCGAAAAGCTGACTTACGATTATCCAAACGAACCGATTCCGCTTCCTGACAGATTCCGCGGGATCCAGAAGTTTTATCCTGAAAAATGCATCGTCTGCAACCAGTGTGCCAATATTTGCCCGACCGATTGCATTAACTTGACTGGTAAAAAGCATCCTGATCCAACGAAAAAAGGCAAGATCATTGATACGTATGATATCAACTTCGAACTTTGCATCCTCTGTGACCTGTGCACAGAAGTTTGCCCGACTGAAGCGATCATCATGACGAACAACTTTGAGCTTGCTGAATACAGCCGGGATGACTTATTCAAGAACCTGGAATGGCTTGACGAAAACGATGAGAATATACGGAAGGTGAATAAAGCATGA
- the spoIID gene encoding stage II sporulation protein D, translating to MLKFKPLIVLAAILFAVTLLIPSLLVLPFMEEKAGGKLGEELQSEAKDAAAVPTADSAVEVAVYRTALSKTEKLPLDEYLIGVVAAEMPAEFELEALKAQALSARTYYVKQMLSPNKVGVPEGAQLNDTEIHQVFKNKEELKKQWGVDYKWKMKKIAEAVKATDGQVLTYDGSPIDATFFSTSNGFTENSEEYWSNSLPYLRSVESPWDLQSPKFRSQSVMTVAEVESKLGVKLPNSPEIGKVISRTSGNRVAKIDIGGKVLTGKEVREKLGLRSSDFSWELKGGNVVITTEGFGHGVGMSQYGANGMATEGKNYQDIVKHYYKGVEISEADSMLTKVTAKK from the coding sequence ATGTTAAAATTCAAACCACTCATCGTACTAGCTGCAATTCTATTCGCCGTCACACTACTGATCCCATCATTGCTCGTCCTCCCTTTTATGGAAGAAAAGGCAGGCGGAAAGCTGGGGGAAGAGCTGCAAAGCGAAGCGAAGGATGCTGCTGCTGTCCCGACCGCAGACTCTGCTGTTGAGGTAGCCGTTTACAGGACAGCTCTATCAAAAACCGAAAAGCTTCCGCTTGATGAATACTTGATTGGTGTCGTTGCTGCTGAAATGCCCGCCGAGTTCGAGCTGGAGGCATTGAAGGCACAGGCACTGTCGGCAAGGACTTATTATGTAAAACAAATGCTGAGCCCCAATAAAGTAGGCGTACCTGAAGGCGCTCAGTTGAATGATACAGAGATCCACCAGGTATTTAAAAATAAAGAAGAATTGAAAAAGCAATGGGGCGTCGACTACAAATGGAAAATGAAGAAGATTGCAGAGGCTGTGAAAGCCACTGATGGCCAGGTACTCACCTATGACGGCTCACCGATTGATGCTACCTTCTTCTCTACCTCTAATGGCTTTACGGAGAACTCAGAGGAATACTGGTCAAACTCGCTGCCGTATTTGCGGAGTGTAGAAAGCCCATGGGATCTGCAATCGCCGAAGTTCCGGAGCCAGTCCGTGATGACCGTAGCCGAGGTCGAATCTAAGCTTGGCGTCAAGCTGCCGAACAGTCCGGAGATCGGCAAGGTCATCTCAAGAACATCAGGCAACCGCGTTGCGAAAATCGATATCGGGGGCAAAGTCCTCACAGGTAAAGAAGTCCGTGAAAAACTAGGCCTTCGCTCAAGCGACTTCTCCTGGGAATTAAAAGGCGGTAACGTCGTCATCACCACCGAAGGCTTCGGCCACGGCGTCGGCATGAGCCAATACGGAGCCAACGGCATGGCCACCGAAGGAAAGAACTATCAAGACATCGTCAAGCACTACTACAAAGGCGTTGAGATCAGCGAAGCCGATAGCATGCTGACGAAGGTGACAGCGAAGAAATAA
- a CDS encoding DUF1146 family protein, whose protein sequence is MITGFGGFALTSILTHLIFIALSWWALQALQFDKLLRANHVLQARVLYILLSIALGSTVSNFFLDYLQWSQQLPMIFQ, encoded by the coding sequence ATGATAACAGGTTTTGGCGGTTTTGCGCTTACCAGCATTCTTACACATTTGATTTTTATTGCGCTTTCATGGTGGGCCCTTCAGGCACTGCAGTTTGATAAATTGCTCAGAGCTAATCATGTTCTTCAAGCTCGCGTTCTATACATCCTACTTTCCATCGCACTGGGATCCACAGTAAGTAATTTCTTCCTTGATTACCTCCAATGGTCACAGCAGCTCCCGATGATTTTTCAGTAA
- a CDS encoding YwmB family TATA-box binding protein, translated as MKKIPFILSIFGIIGFIVLQAGNKTTVADANHEIKTLASVLQDENILITGWSVYARETLEEENVDRLVRDLKAQLPNWTWEGSDGEITAVTNSPELQEKIKIVSTDTNGPIQTYVMYEVRGRYWNKNTETFLNKNLPGRIFDIFRGNATTFSCIEGEFNDKIKSALPVYKSKLLKAFKAEEVEGLEEETFISTSAVSPLFDKSLSNEHEMNMQLGLRKTERLGAKTTLVVGTPIITIEY; from the coding sequence ATGAAGAAGATTCCATTTATTTTATCAATTTTTGGCATTATTGGTTTTATTGTGCTTCAAGCTGGGAATAAGACGACTGTAGCTGACGCTAATCACGAAATAAAAACTCTGGCCTCAGTTTTGCAGGACGAAAATATTTTGATCACTGGGTGGTCGGTATATGCAAGGGAAACCCTGGAAGAAGAAAATGTCGACAGACTGGTAAGGGACTTGAAGGCTCAGCTTCCAAATTGGACATGGGAAGGGAGCGATGGAGAAATTACAGCCGTAACGAACTCTCCAGAACTTCAGGAAAAAATTAAAATTGTTTCTACGGACACAAACGGGCCGATACAAACGTATGTCATGTATGAGGTCAGAGGTCGCTACTGGAATAAAAATACAGAAACCTTTTTAAACAAAAATTTACCAGGCAGAATATTTGACATTTTTCGAGGAAATGCCACAACTTTCTCTTGTATTGAAGGCGAGTTCAATGATAAGATAAAATCGGCTTTACCTGTTTATAAAAGTAAATTGCTAAAGGCTTTTAAAGCGGAGGAAGTCGAAGGATTGGAAGAGGAGACATTCATTTCCACATCCGCCGTTTCGCCTTTATTCGACAAGTCACTGAGCAATGAACATGAGATGAATATGCAGCTTGGATTACGGAAAACTGAACGATTGGGCGCAAAGACTACCCTCGTAGTTGGCACACCCATCATAACGATTGAATATTAA
- a CDS encoding NADH-quinone oxidoreductase subunit J: MTLTGEFFAFMSLALVAVIGGVLLLNLTKVIHMVVALVFTFVSIAGIYVLLSAEFLAVIQVMIYSGAITIMMLFGIMLTRHHGDEAEPKGGVLRKLALLLGVLGFGAAVYFGIYDLNFEAVPNTLHENNTEQIGVSLYSKYIIPFELTSVILLAALVGAIVLARKDDEKEGDQE; the protein is encoded by the coding sequence ATGACGTTAACAGGCGAATTCTTTGCGTTTATGTCACTTGCTTTAGTGGCGGTAATCGGCGGCGTGCTTTTATTGAACCTCACCAAGGTCATCCACATGGTCGTAGCGCTCGTCTTTACATTCGTCAGTATTGCAGGTATTTATGTGTTGCTGTCCGCTGAATTCCTGGCGGTCATCCAAGTAATGATCTATTCCGGCGCCATCACGATCATGATGCTGTTCGGAATCATGCTTACCCGCCACCATGGGGACGAAGCTGAACCAAAAGGCGGGGTGCTCCGCAAGCTTGCATTACTGCTGGGCGTACTTGGCTTTGGCGCAGCTGTCTATTTCGGAATTTACGACTTGAATTTCGAAGCAGTGCCAAATACACTGCATGAAAATAACACAGAACAAATCGGGGTATCGCTGTATTCGAAATACATCATCCCGTTTGAACTGACATCCGTGATCCTGCTTGCTGCGCTTGTCGGTGCGATCGTATTGGCGCGCAAGGATGACGAAAAGGAGGGTGATCAGGAATGA
- the murA gene encoding UDP-N-acetylglucosamine 1-carboxyvinyltransferase — MEKIIVRGGQRLSGSVKVEGAKNAVLPVIAATLLASDGKSVIRDVPTLSDVYTINEVLRSLNAVVEFENNTITVDASRELKIEAPFEYVRKMRASVLVMGSLLARNGRARVALPGGCAIGSRPIDQHLKGFEAMGATVKVGNGFIEAEAVNGLHGAKIYLDFPSVGATENIMMAAVLAKGTTIIENVAKEPEIVDLANFLNKMGAKVRGAGTGTIKIEGVEVLFGADHNIIPDRIEAGTFMVASAITGGNVLVKGAVPEHLSSLVAKMEEMGVTIIEEEEGLRVIGPEKLKAVDIKTMPHPGFPTDMQSQMMALLLRAQGTSMITETVFENRFMHVEEFRRMNANIKIDGRSVIMNGPSNLQGAEVAATDLRAAASLILTGLVADGVTRVTELYHLDRGYVNFHHKLAALGADIERVSEVEEQPVTDKLVSDMNA, encoded by the coding sequence TTGGAAAAAATCATCGTCCGCGGCGGACAAAGGCTAAGCGGTTCTGTAAAGGTTGAAGGAGCTAAGAATGCCGTCTTGCCTGTTATCGCTGCAACATTATTAGCAAGTGACGGAAAAAGCGTAATTCGTGATGTGCCAACTCTCTCCGATGTATATACCATCAACGAAGTATTACGTTCTTTAAACGCCGTAGTGGAGTTTGAAAATAACACGATTACAGTAGATGCATCCAGAGAGTTAAAGATAGAAGCGCCTTTTGAGTATGTACGAAAAATGCGTGCTTCTGTATTGGTAATGGGATCCCTGCTAGCCAGGAATGGCCGTGCTCGCGTAGCGCTGCCAGGCGGCTGCGCAATCGGTTCCCGTCCTATTGACCAGCACCTTAAAGGCTTTGAAGCAATGGGTGCGACTGTCAAGGTAGGAAACGGTTTTATCGAAGCTGAAGCAGTCAATGGTCTGCACGGAGCTAAAATATACCTTGATTTCCCTAGCGTAGGAGCTACGGAAAACATTATGATGGCGGCTGTCCTTGCAAAAGGCACAACGATCATCGAAAACGTCGCAAAAGAACCAGAAATCGTCGACCTTGCCAACTTCCTGAACAAAATGGGAGCGAAGGTCAGAGGTGCCGGCACTGGCACAATCAAAATCGAGGGTGTTGAAGTACTGTTCGGTGCTGACCACAATATCATTCCTGACCGTATTGAAGCAGGAACCTTCATGGTTGCGTCTGCCATCACTGGCGGCAACGTCCTTGTAAAAGGCGCTGTACCTGAACATCTTTCTTCATTGGTTGCCAAGATGGAAGAAATGGGCGTTACGATCATTGAAGAAGAAGAGGGCCTTCGTGTCATCGGGCCTGAAAAATTGAAAGCAGTAGACATCAAGACAATGCCGCACCCTGGCTTCCCGACAGATATGCAATCCCAGATGATGGCATTGCTGTTGCGCGCTCAAGGCACAAGCATGATCACGGAAACTGTTTTCGAAAACCGCTTCATGCACGTGGAAGAATTCCGCCGCATGAACGCAAACATCAAAATCGACGGACGTTCTGTTATCATGAACGGACCATCAAACCTTCAGGGAGCAGAAGTGGCAGCAACTGACCTGCGTGCCGCAGCATCACTGATCCTGACTGGACTTGTAGCAGATGGAGTAACTCGCGTGACAGAGCTTTACCACCTGGATCGCGGCTATGTGAACTTCCATCATAAGCTTGCTGCACTTGGGGCCGACATCGAACGCGTAAGCGAAGTAGAAGAACAGCCAGTAACTGATAAATTAGTCTCAGACATGAACGCATAA
- the nuoL gene encoding NADH-quinone oxidoreductase subunit L produces the protein MENAWLIPLFPLVSFLFLLLFGKKLKEASAFVGILATLASLVYSILVLIERFSESTFKAEAVWLTIGNLELTAGFEVNQLNALMLVIVSLVSFLVHTYSKGYMHGDERFPVFYAYLGLFTFAMLGLVISPNLLQTYIFWELVGVGSFLLIGFYFYKESAKAAAKKAFIMTRIGDVGLLIGMILLFWQTGSFEYDEIFAAVEEGAISGTMITLTAILIFIGAVGKSGQFPLHTWLPDAMEGPTPVSALIHAATMVAAGVYLVASLFPLFNASETAMLTVAIIGAFTAIFAATIGLVQTDIKRVLAFSTVSQLGYMMLALGSAGYVAGVFHLMTHAFFKALLFLAAGSVIHAVHTQDIEKMGGLWKRLSFTGPLFLIGTLAISGVPLFSGFFSKDEILIAAWASGNYPLFWLAVIAAFFTAFYMFRLFFMVFSGEARSEMKNVHESPSVMTLPMVVLAVLAVVAGYVNTPWFGTFLGDWLVEGNEALGHGHIEGPAWIMIVATVVSLLGILLAWMMYSKKSISRDWLSSRAPLAYGIVKNKYYIDEIYNQSIVFGVKAISLFLRFIEVFLVEGLVKLTTAAVQGLGKTGAKIQNGQVQTYGTIAFVGLAVLIVIYALTGGYL, from the coding sequence ATGGAGAATGCTTGGCTCATTCCGCTGTTCCCGCTTGTATCCTTTCTATTCCTGCTGCTGTTCGGTAAAAAGCTTAAAGAAGCGAGCGCATTCGTTGGGATTCTTGCGACGCTTGCCTCTCTTGTATACTCCATCCTTGTGCTGATCGAGCGCTTCTCGGAGTCTACATTCAAAGCTGAAGCCGTATGGCTGACAATAGGGAATCTGGAACTTACTGCGGGCTTTGAAGTAAATCAATTAAACGCACTGATGCTGGTGATCGTGTCTCTAGTCAGTTTCCTTGTGCATACCTATTCAAAAGGGTATATGCATGGTGATGAGCGCTTCCCGGTTTTCTATGCTTATCTCGGACTATTTACTTTTGCAATGCTTGGTCTTGTAATCTCGCCGAATCTTTTGCAGACCTATATTTTCTGGGAATTGGTCGGTGTAGGTTCATTCCTGTTGATTGGATTCTATTTTTACAAAGAAAGCGCCAAAGCGGCTGCAAAGAAAGCCTTCATCATGACCCGTATCGGGGATGTCGGGCTGCTGATCGGGATGATTCTCTTATTCTGGCAAACTGGCAGCTTCGAATATGATGAAATCTTTGCTGCGGTTGAAGAAGGCGCGATTTCCGGAACGATGATTACCCTTACTGCAATCCTGATCTTCATCGGAGCGGTTGGTAAATCAGGTCAGTTCCCGCTTCATACATGGCTTCCAGACGCGATGGAAGGTCCGACGCCAGTTTCTGCGTTAATCCACGCAGCAACGATGGTAGCGGCCGGTGTTTACTTAGTCGCATCGCTGTTCCCGCTGTTCAATGCGAGTGAAACAGCTATGCTGACTGTTGCAATCATCGGTGCTTTCACAGCGATTTTTGCGGCAACAATCGGCCTTGTCCAGACTGACATCAAGCGTGTTCTTGCATTCTCGACTGTCAGCCAGCTTGGCTATATGATGCTTGCTCTAGGTTCTGCCGGTTATGTTGCCGGAGTATTCCACTTGATGACTCACGCTTTCTTTAAAGCATTGTTATTCCTTGCAGCAGGTAGCGTTATCCATGCTGTACATACTCAGGATATTGAAAAAATGGGCGGGCTTTGGAAAAGGCTTTCGTTCACTGGACCTCTGTTCCTAATTGGAACACTGGCAATCAGTGGTGTCCCATTGTTCTCAGGCTTTTTCAGTAAAGATGAAATTTTGATCGCTGCATGGGCAAGTGGCAATTACCCTTTGTTCTGGCTGGCAGTGATCGCGGCATTCTTCACAGCATTCTATATGTTCCGCTTGTTCTTCATGGTCTTCTCCGGTGAAGCGCGCAGCGAAATGAAGAATGTCCATGAATCGCCATCCGTCATGACTTTGCCTATGGTAGTTTTGGCTGTACTGGCTGTTGTAGCTGGTTATGTCAATACACCTTGGTTTGGCACATTCCTTGGAGACTGGCTCGTTGAAGGCAACGAAGCACTTGGCCACGGCCATATCGAAGGCCCAGCCTGGATCATGATTGTCGCTACAGTTGTCTCCTTGCTCGGCATCCTGCTTGCCTGGATGATGTACAGCAAGAAGTCAATTTCACGCGACTGGCTGTCCAGCAGAGCGCCACTTGCCTATGGCATCGTGAAAAATAAGTACTATATCGATGAAATTTACAATCAAAGCATCGTGTTTGGAGTTAAAGCGATTAGCTTGTTCCTGCGCTTCATTGAGGTATTCCTTGTTGAGGGACTCGTCAAGCTGACAACAGCAGCTGTCCAGGGACTTGGCAAAACCGGTGCGAAAATCCAGAACGGCCAGGTACAGACATACGGCACAATCGCCTTTGTCGGCCTTGCAGTCCTGATTGTCATCTATGCGCTGACAGGGGGGTATTTATAA
- the nuoK gene encoding NADH-quinone oxidoreductase subunit NuoK, with protein MSSVPVSAYLALALILFCIGLYGALTKKNTVIVLISIELMLNAVNINLVTFSKYGVNPSITGQVFALFSIAVAAAEVAVGLAILISLYRNRRTVNIDEMNQLKN; from the coding sequence ATGAGTTCTGTTCCGGTTTCAGCCTATCTGGCACTTGCACTTATTCTTTTTTGCATCGGCCTTTACGGTGCGCTGACAAAAAAGAACACGGTTATTGTGCTGATTTCCATCGAATTGATGCTGAATGCGGTCAATATCAATCTGGTAACCTTCAGTAAATACGGAGTGAATCCTTCGATTACTGGCCAGGTTTTCGCGCTGTTCTCCATTGCGGTGGCAGCAGCGGAAGTAGCGGTAGGACTGGCGATCCTGATTTCGCTTTACCGCAACCGCAGAACGGTCAATATCGATGAAATGAATCAGCTGAAAAATTAG
- a CDS encoding NADH-quinone oxidoreductase subunit M, translating to MDFNYFLTLLVFSPLLGILLLAFMPKANESGIKMLGVLATLPSLILALIAYFSYRGGNDLANFSEKFRWIQFGGQGAEQSGMFTVNYELGIDGFGLIMVVLTAVIATLAAIASFHIKKEWKGYYMLFLLLEIGMLGVFTSQNLILFFLFFEITLIPMFFLIGKWGYYEREKAAYSFLIYNGLGSAILLIVIMVLFARTGTSNIEMLSVMMNTENAPLFAPVSDSLKMGLLIALLVAFGVKLPIFPLHSWMLRVHVEAPPSIVMIHSGILLKIGAFGLIRFGMGIFPEQFAELAVLLAVLGVINLLYGAFLAFIQTDFKMVLAYSSISHMGIVLIGLGALNEAGIQGAIFQVVSHGLISALLFFLVGVLYERTHTTTLANLGGMAKGMPLASGFLLAGAMASLGLPGMSGFVSEFMAFLGLFEEMPILAAVGTIGIIMTAVYLLRAVLAITYGIAEREFVGISDIRSFEWAPVLVLIGLIVLIGVYPAVLSEPLQATLETIMMGIGG from the coding sequence ATGGATTTCAACTATTTTCTTACCTTGCTGGTATTCTCCCCTTTACTAGGAATCCTGCTTTTGGCATTCATGCCAAAGGCGAATGAATCAGGCATCAAAATGCTTGGCGTACTGGCAACGCTGCCGTCATTGATCCTTGCGCTGATCGCATACTTTTCGTATCGCGGCGGCAATGATCTCGCTAATTTTTCGGAAAAATTCCGCTGGATCCAATTCGGAGGCCAGGGTGCCGAGCAATCCGGCATGTTCACAGTGAATTACGAACTAGGAATTGATGGATTCGGTTTGATCATGGTGGTTCTCACAGCAGTAATCGCGACGCTTGCGGCTATCGCATCCTTCCATATCAAAAAAGAATGGAAAGGCTACTACATGCTGTTCCTGCTTCTCGAAATCGGGATGCTGGGAGTATTCACATCACAAAACTTGATCCTGTTCTTCCTTTTCTTCGAGATTACCTTGATCCCAATGTTCTTCCTGATTGGAAAATGGGGCTATTACGAAAGAGAAAAGGCTGCTTACAGCTTCTTGATTTATAACGGACTTGGCTCAGCAATTTTGCTGATCGTCATAATGGTGCTATTTGCAAGAACAGGCACATCCAATATCGAAATGCTGTCAGTCATGATGAACACAGAAAACGCGCCGTTGTTCGCGCCGGTTTCCGATTCATTGAAAATGGGATTATTGATCGCATTGCTTGTCGCATTTGGTGTCAAGCTGCCAATCTTCCCGCTGCACAGCTGGATGCTGCGCGTCCACGTTGAAGCGCCGCCATCCATCGTCATGATTCACTCAGGGATCTTGCTGAAGATTGGTGCATTCGGTTTGATCCGCTTCGGGATGGGGATCTTCCCAGAACAATTCGCGGAACTAGCCGTGCTGCTTGCAGTACTGGGTGTTATCAATCTGCTTTACGGAGCATTCCTTGCTTTTATCCAGACAGATTTCAAAATGGTCCTTGCTTACTCTTCTATTTCCCATATGGGGATCGTTTTAATCGGACTTGGAGCATTAAATGAAGCTGGAATTCAAGGTGCTATTTTCCAGGTCGTATCACACGGCTTGATTTCAGCATTACTGTTCTTCCTTGTCGGTGTGCTTTATGAACGCACACACACGACAACACTTGCCAACCTTGGCGGCATGGCAAAAGGAATGCCGCTTGCATCAGGCTTCCTGCTTGCAGGCGCGATGGCATCGCTTGGATTGCCTGGCATGTCAGGATTCGTCAGCGAATTCATGGCATTCCTTGGACTATTCGAAGAAATGCCAATCCTTGCAGCGGTCGGTACAATCGGCATCATCATGACAGCCGTTTACCTGCTGCGCGCAGTCCTCGCCATCACGTATGGCATTGCAGAGCGCGAATTCGTTGGAATTTCTGATATCCGCTCATTTGAATGGGCTCCAGTTTTGGTGCTTATCGGCTTGATCGTTTTGATCGGTGTATATCCAGCTGTTCTAAGCGAACCGCTTCAGGCAACATTAGAGACTATCATGATGGGAATAGGGGGGTGA